The following coding sequences lie in one Euhalothece natronophila Z-M001 genomic window:
- a CDS encoding cysteine synthase A, producing the protein MDVKQGFVGTVGNTPLIRLNRLSDETGCEILGKAEFLNPGGSVKDRAALYIIKDAEEKGLLKPGGTVVEGTAGNTGIGLAHICNAKGYKCLIIIPETQSQEKIDALRTLGAEVKTVPAVPYRDPNNYIKVSGRIAEETENAIWANQFDNIANRTAHYETTGPEIWHQTDGNLDVWVAATGTGGTYAGASMYFKEVSPNIKCIVADPMGSGLYSYVKTGEIHTEGGSITEGIGNSRITANMQGAPADDAIQIDDPTCVKMLYRLLYEEGLFMGGSVGINVGAAYALAKQMGPGHTIATVLCDSGTRYQSRLYNNQWLEEKGLLPK; encoded by the coding sequence ATGGACGTTAAACAAGGCTTTGTTGGCACCGTGGGCAATACTCCCCTTATTCGTCTCAATCGTTTAAGTGACGAAACCGGTTGCGAGATTTTAGGAAAAGCTGAATTTCTAAATCCAGGGGGTTCGGTGAAAGATCGCGCCGCCCTTTACATTATTAAAGATGCCGAAGAAAAGGGACTCCTCAAACCCGGTGGCACAGTTGTAGAAGGAACAGCAGGGAATACTGGCATTGGCTTAGCCCATATTTGTAACGCCAAAGGTTATAAATGTTTAATTATTATTCCTGAAACCCAATCTCAAGAGAAAATTGATGCTCTACGCACTTTAGGCGCAGAAGTCAAAACCGTTCCCGCCGTTCCTTATCGCGACCCCAATAATTATATTAAAGTCTCAGGACGCATTGCAGAAGAAACCGAAAACGCCATTTGGGCAAACCAATTTGATAACATTGCCAACCGAACCGCCCATTATGAAACCACTGGCCCCGAAATTTGGCATCAAACCGATGGCAACCTTGATGTTTGGGTAGCAGCCACAGGAACAGGCGGCACTTATGCCGGGGCTTCTATGTATTTTAAGGAAGTAAGCCCTAACATTAAATGTATTGTCGCTGATCCCATGGGCAGTGGCTTATATAGTTACGTCAAAACTGGAGAAATTCACACCGAAGGAGGATCAATCACGGAAGGCATTGGTAATAGTCGCATTACTGCTAATATGCAAGGTGCGCCTGCTGATGATGCTATCCAAATTGATGATCCCACCTGTGTGAAAATGCTGTATCGCCTCTTATATGAAGAAGGCTTATTTATGGGCGGTTCTGTGGGGATTAATGTGGGAGCCGCCTATGCTTTAGCAAAACAAATGGGGCCAGGTCATACAATAGCCACTGTGCTTTGTGATAGTGGCACTCGATATCAATCCCGTCTCTATAATAATCAGTGGTTAGAAGAGAAAGGACTGTTACCGAAGTAA
- a CDS encoding S9 family peptidase has product MSNQNIAPFGSWKSPITSDLIVAESIGLGGVVYDDQDIYWLEGRPSEGGRSVLVRRTQEGTVKDVTPHPYNVRTRVHEYGGGAFLVTKGTVYFSNFKDQRIYKQSPEGDPIPLTQEAKRSYAELLLDQGRDRAIGICEDSTNLVDAEPQNYIAAIDLNTGEVTPLVSGCDFYVSPRLSPDGETLAWVQWNHPNMPWDNTRLCTGKVKEDGTIGDIETVAGGEGEAVCHPLWSPDGQLYFVSDRNNWWNLYRLTAEGEVEALYEMEAEFGSPHWVFGLSLYDFISSEKIVCTYTQNGQWYLATLDLNTKTLNTLDVGYTDIGSIHAQGENIVFLGGSPTTPTSAVQMNLKTGEQEVLKQATNLEIDTGYFSVPEPIAFPTTGNKTAYAWFYPPQNKDYSAPENTLPPLVVKSHGGPTAATSPRFNLKIQYWTSRGFGYVDVNYGGSTGYGREYRQRLYKNWGIVDVDDCANVAQYLAKVGKVDGNRLAITGGSAGGYTTLAALTFRDVFHAGASHYGVSDLEALAKETHKFESRYLDTLVGEYPQEKELYKARSPIYHTEQLSCPVIFFQGLEDQVVPPNQAQKMVEAIKEKGLPVAYVPFEGEQHGFRRAENIKRALDGEFYFYSQIFGFTPADNIEPVEICNLSRR; this is encoded by the coding sequence ATGTCCAATCAAAATATTGCTCCGTTTGGCAGTTGGAAGTCTCCCATTACCTCCGATTTAATTGTTGCTGAAAGTATTGGCTTGGGGGGAGTAGTCTATGATGATCAAGATATTTATTGGTTAGAAGGACGACCATCAGAAGGAGGACGTTCAGTTTTAGTGCGACGTACTCAAGAAGGAACCGTTAAGGATGTTACCCCACACCCTTATAATGTTCGGACTCGGGTTCATGAATATGGCGGTGGTGCGTTCTTGGTTACTAAGGGCACAGTTTATTTTTCTAATTTTAAGGATCAACGGATTTATAAACAATCTCCTGAGGGGGATCCCATTCCATTAACTCAAGAGGCAAAACGTTCTTATGCTGAATTACTTTTAGATCAAGGGCGCGATCGCGCGATCGGGATTTGTGAAGATAGTACAAATCTTGTTGATGCAGAACCCCAAAATTATATTGCTGCCATTGATCTCAATACGGGAGAAGTTACCCCCCTCGTTTCTGGCTGTGACTTTTATGTGTCGCCAAGACTTAGCCCTGATGGTGAAACCCTAGCTTGGGTACAGTGGAATCATCCCAATATGCCCTGGGATAATACTCGGTTGTGTACTGGCAAAGTTAAGGAAGATGGCACCATTGGTGATATTGAAACAGTCGCCGGAGGAGAAGGGGAAGCCGTTTGTCATCCGCTATGGTCGCCAGATGGGCAATTATATTTTGTCTCTGACCGCAATAATTGGTGGAATTTGTATCGCTTAACTGCTGAAGGGGAAGTAGAAGCGTTATATGAGATGGAAGCGGAATTTGGGTCTCCTCATTGGGTGTTTGGATTATCTTTATATGATTTTATTTCTTCAGAAAAAATTGTTTGTACCTATACCCAAAATGGACAGTGGTATCTTGCCACCTTAGACCTAAATACAAAAACCCTCAATACTTTAGATGTCGGTTACACCGATATTGGATCAATTCATGCCCAGGGCGAGAATATTGTTTTTCTGGGCGGTTCCCCCACTACTCCTACTTCTGCTGTGCAGATGAACCTAAAAACAGGAGAACAGGAAGTTCTCAAGCAAGCCACGAACTTAGAAATTGATACAGGCTATTTCTCTGTTCCTGAACCCATTGCCTTTCCTACCACTGGAAATAAAACGGCTTATGCTTGGTTCTATCCCCCGCAAAATAAAGACTATTCTGCCCCAGAAAATACCTTACCCCCCTTAGTTGTAAAAAGTCATGGTGGCCCCACAGCAGCCACAAGTCCTCGCTTTAACTTGAAAATTCAATACTGGACAAGTCGCGGTTTTGGTTATGTTGATGTTAATTATGGCGGTAGCACAGGCTATGGGCGTGAATATCGGCAACGGTTATATAAAAATTGGGGCATTGTCGATGTCGATGATTGTGCCAATGTAGCGCAGTATTTGGCGAAGGTGGGGAAAGTTGATGGCAATCGTTTGGCGATTACAGGAGGAAGTGCAGGAGGTTATACCACTTTGGCTGCTTTAACCTTTCGGGATGTGTTTCACGCTGGGGCAAGTCATTATGGAGTGAGTGATTTAGAGGCGTTGGCAAAGGAAACCCATAAGTTTGAGTCGCGATATTTAGATACGCTGGTGGGAGAATATCCTCAAGAGAAGGAACTTTACAAAGCGCGATCGCCGATTTATCATACTGAGCAATTATCTTGTCCCGTAATCTTTTTCCAAGGGTTAGAAGATCAAGTGGTTCCACCCAATCAAGCCCAGAAAATGGTAGAAGCCATTAAAGAGAAAGGATTACCCGTAGCTTATGTTCCGTTTGAAGGGGAACAACATGGTTTTCGCCGTGCTGAAAATATCAAACGAGCCTTAGATGGAGAATTTTATTTCTATTCTCAAATATTTGGGTTTACGCCTGCTGATAATATTGAACCTGTAGAAATTTGCAACCTCTCTAGAAGGTAA
- the psbB gene encoding photosystem II chlorophyll-binding protein CP47, whose protein sequence is MGLPWYRVHTVVLNDPGRLISVHLMHTALVAGWAGSMALFELATFDPSDPVLNPMWRQGMFVLPFMTRLGVTESWGGWSVTGETAVDPGIWSFEGVAIAHIILSGLLFLAACWHWVYWDLDLFYDPRTGEAALDLPKMFGIHLFLAGLLCFGFGAFHLTGLFGPGMWVSDPYGLTGHVEPVAPEWGPEGFNPFNAGGVVAHHIAAGIVGIIAGIFHLAVRPPQRLYRALRMGNIETVLSSSIAAVFFAAFVVAGTMWYGSATTPIELFGPTRYQWDQGYFQEEIERRVDSYMADGYSRSEAWSQIPEKLAFYDYVGNNPSKGGLFRVGPMNQGDGLAQAWLGHPVFKDAEGRELSVRRLPNFFETFPVVLEDENGVVRADIPFRRAESKYSIEQMGVTVSFFGGALDGQTFEDPLQVKKYARKAQLGEVFSFDKETLDSDGVFRTSPRGWFTFGHAVFALLFFFGHIWHGSRTLYRDVFAGVEADLEEQVEWGAFQKVGDKTTRNPNNA, encoded by the coding sequence ATGGGACTACCCTGGTATCGAGTTCACACAGTTGTCTTAAATGATCCAGGACGATTAATTTCCGTCCATTTAATGCATACCGCTTTAGTGGCAGGTTGGGCCGGATCAATGGCGTTATTTGAATTAGCCACGTTTGATCCTAGTGACCCAGTTTTAAACCCCATGTGGCGACAAGGAATGTTTGTGTTGCCCTTTATGACCCGTTTGGGCGTAACTGAATCTTGGGGTGGCTGGAGTGTTACGGGAGAAACCGCCGTTGACCCTGGTATTTGGTCTTTTGAAGGTGTCGCGATCGCGCACATTATCCTCTCAGGATTACTCTTTTTAGCTGCCTGCTGGCACTGGGTTTACTGGGATTTAGACCTCTTCTATGATCCCCGTACTGGTGAAGCGGCTCTTGACCTTCCCAAAATGTTTGGGATTCACTTATTCTTAGCGGGCTTACTTTGCTTCGGCTTTGGAGCATTCCACCTCACGGGCTTATTTGGGCCAGGGATGTGGGTATCAGACCCCTACGGCTTGACGGGTCATGTGGAACCCGTTGCCCCAGAATGGGGTCCAGAAGGCTTTAATCCCTTTAATGCAGGCGGTGTTGTTGCCCACCATATTGCTGCCGGAATTGTGGGAATTATTGCCGGTATTTTCCACTTAGCGGTTCGTCCACCGCAACGACTCTATCGCGCATTACGGATGGGGAACATTGAAACCGTCCTCTCTAGCAGTATTGCTGCGGTATTCTTTGCTGCCTTTGTGGTTGCTGGAACCATGTGGTACGGTAGCGCCACCACCCCCATCGAGTTATTTGGTCCCACCCGTTATCAATGGGATCAGGGTTATTTCCAAGAAGAAATTGAACGCCGTGTGGATAGTTACATGGCAGATGGCTATAGCCGATCTGAGGCTTGGTCACAAATTCCTGAAAAACTTGCCTTCTATGACTATGTGGGCAATAACCCCTCCAAAGGTGGTTTATTCCGTGTTGGCCCCATGAACCAAGGGGATGGTTTAGCCCAAGCATGGCTGGGACACCCTGTATTTAAGGATGCTGAAGGACGTGAATTAAGTGTGCGTCGTCTTCCCAACTTCTTTGAAACCTTCCCTGTGGTTTTAGAAGATGAAAATGGCGTGGTGCGTGCGGATATTCCGTTCCGTCGTGCTGAATCAAAATATAGTATTGAGCAAATGGGCGTAACTGTGAGCTTCTTTGGTGGAGCGTTAGATGGTCAAACCTTTGAAGATCCCTTACAGGTGAAAAAATACGCTCGGAAAGCACAATTAGGAGAAGTATTCTCCTTTGACAAAGAAACCCTTGACTCAGACGGGGTATTCCGCACCAGTCCTCGTGGTTGGTTTACCTTTGGTCATGCGGTCTTTGCTCTCCTGTTCTTCTTTGGTCATATTTGGCATGGCTCTCGTACCCTCTACCGCGATGTCTTCGCTGGTGTGGAAGCTGACTTAGAAGAACAAGTAGAATGGGGTGCATTCCAAAAAGTGGGTGACAAAACCACTCGTAATCCCAATAATGCCTAG
- a CDS encoding RNA-guided endonuclease InsQ/TnpB family protein, with the protein MFVLEFKLKGNQTQYQAINEAIRTAQFVRNKCLRYWMDNYGVGQKDLYHYNTQLRTEYPFVKALNSHACQTSVERAWSAIVRFYENCQNQKSGKKGFPKFKKNVRSVTYKTSGWKLSEDRKRIKFTDKKGIGCLKMKGGWDLHRIQLEQVKRVHLVRRADGYYVQFVVKEDLSNLVPTQLEPAKHSVGLDVGLKYFYVDSDGNQVQIPQYYRKAEKQLNRLNRRKSRKFRKGQSQSNNYLKARNRYARKHLRVSRQRKEFCKETALRVIQSTDVVAYEDLNVAGLVRNGKLAKSINDAAWSTFRQWLEYFGKKYGKITVAIPPHYTSQTCSKCGRVVKKTLSQRTHECKCGIVICRDHNAAKVILRRGLTTVGHTGSLESDSIDAWGDSPSTLADSNRYLSKQGESSVEPSSVNQESPSL; encoded by the coding sequence ATGTTTGTTCTAGAGTTCAAGTTAAAAGGCAATCAAACTCAATACCAAGCCATCAATGAAGCGATTCGTACTGCTCAATTTGTGCGGAATAAATGTCTTCGCTATTGGATGGACAACTATGGCGTTGGACAAAAAGACCTTTATCACTATAACACCCAACTTCGAACCGAATACCCCTTTGTCAAAGCTCTTAACTCTCATGCCTGTCAAACATCCGTAGAACGGGCTTGGTCAGCCATTGTCCGTTTCTATGAAAACTGCCAAAACCAAAAATCAGGCAAAAAAGGATTCCCAAAATTTAAGAAAAATGTCCGTTCGGTAACTTATAAAACTAGCGGTTGGAAATTATCCGAAGACCGTAAACGCATTAAGTTTACCGACAAAAAGGGAATTGGTTGTCTGAAGATGAAAGGGGGTTGGGACTTGCATCGAATCCAACTAGAGCAAGTTAAAAGGGTCCACTTGGTTCGTAGAGCAGACGGTTATTACGTTCAGTTTGTTGTCAAAGAAGACTTGAGCAATCTTGTACCAACTCAACTAGAGCCAGCCAAACATAGTGTGGGTTTAGATGTTGGACTTAAATACTTCTATGTTGATTCCGATGGTAATCAGGTTCAGATTCCACAATACTACCGTAAGGCGGAAAAACAACTGAACCGTCTCAACCGTCGTAAGTCTCGAAAGTTCCGTAAAGGTCAATCTCAATCTAATAACTACCTCAAGGCGAGGAATCGTTACGCACGGAAACATTTGAGAGTAAGTAGGCAGCGAAAAGAGTTCTGTAAAGAGACAGCACTCCGTGTTATCCAATCGACAGATGTGGTAGCCTATGAAGACTTAAATGTTGCAGGATTGGTGCGAAACGGGAAACTTGCTAAGAGTATTAATGATGCTGCTTGGTCAACGTTCCGCCAGTGGTTAGAGTACTTTGGCAAAAAGTACGGAAAGATAACAGTCGCTATCCCTCCCCACTATACATCGCAAACATGTTCCAAATGTGGAAGGGTGGTCAAAAAGACTCTTTCTCAAAGAACCCATGAATGTAAGTGTGGGATCGTTATCTGCCGAGACCACAACGCAGCTAAAGTGATCTTAAGAAGAGGATTAACTACCGTAGGGCATACGGGAAGTTTGGAGTCCGACTCCATAGACGCTTGGGGAGATTCCCCCTCTACTTTGGCTGATAGCAATCGCTATTTGTCAAAGCAAGGGGAGTCGTCTGTCGAACCTAGTTCGGTGAACCAAGAATCCCCCTCCTTATAG
- a CDS encoding 30S ribosomal protein S1, with amino-acid sequence MVSQNATSNRDIGFTHEDFAALLDEYDYHFNPGDIVPGVVFSVEPRGALIDIGAKTAAYIPIQEMSINRVEEPNEVLQPEETREFFILTDENEDGQLTLSIRRIEYMRAWERVRQLQAEDATVRSGVFATNRGGALVRIEGLRGFIPGSHISTRQPKEDLVAQDLPLKFLEVDEERNRLVLSHRRALVERKMSGLKVGEVVIGSVRGIKPYGAFIDIGGVSGLLHISEISHDHIDTPGSVFDINDELKVMIIDLDAERGRISLSTKQLEPVAGAMLSDRQSVFDQADRMAQRFRRKLQLQTQGLASEEIEAQLNEEFGPIGKRPGQEEAEEATESTEATTTEEVATTEVATEEAPVSEETTTEEEESGETPEASSEVETGDEEVVSATNE; translated from the coding sequence ATGGTCAGTCAGAACGCAACATCGAATCGAGACATTGGTTTTACCCATGAGGACTTTGCTGCCCTCTTAGACGAATACGATTATCACTTTAACCCAGGAGACATTGTGCCGGGGGTTGTTTTTAGCGTCGAACCGAGAGGGGCTTTAATTGATATTGGCGCGAAGACTGCCGCGTACATTCCCATTCAGGAAATGTCAATTAACCGTGTCGAAGAGCCAAACGAGGTTCTCCAACCCGAAGAAACCCGAGAATTTTTCATTCTGACTGACGAGAATGAAGACGGTCAATTAACCCTTTCCATTAGACGCATTGAATATATGCGAGCATGGGAGCGGGTTCGTCAATTGCAAGCAGAAGATGCCACTGTCCGTTCGGGGGTATTTGCTACCAACCGTGGCGGTGCTTTAGTTCGCATTGAGGGCTTGCGCGGTTTCATTCCTGGTTCTCACATTAGCACCCGTCAACCGAAAGAAGACCTAGTGGCGCAAGACTTACCGCTAAAATTCTTAGAAGTGGATGAAGAACGGAATCGCTTGGTTCTCAGTCACCGTCGCGCCTTAGTCGAGCGGAAGATGAGTGGCTTGAAAGTGGGCGAAGTGGTGATTGGCTCAGTTCGTGGTATCAAACCTTATGGCGCATTTATTGATATTGGCGGCGTAAGTGGCTTACTCCACATTTCAGAAATTTCTCACGACCATATTGATACTCCCGGTAGCGTCTTTGATATCAATGATGAATTAAAAGTGATGATCATTGATTTAGATGCGGAACGGGGACGGATTTCTCTCTCAACGAAGCAGTTAGAACCGGTAGCTGGTGCAATGCTGAGTGATCGTCAGTCTGTGTTTGATCAGGCAGACAGAATGGCGCAACGCTTCCGTCGCAAGTTACAGCTGCAAACTCAAGGACTCGCTAGTGAAGAAATTGAAGCTCAACTCAATGAAGAGTTTGGCCCCATTGGCAAACGTCCCGGACAAGAGGAAGCAGAGGAAGCAACAGAAAGCACAGAAGCAACAACAACTGAAGAGGTAGCGACTACGGAAGTTGCCACAGAAGAAGCTCCAGTTTCTGAGGAAACCACCACTGAAGAAGAAGAAAGCGGGGAAACCCCAGAAGCATCTTCAGAGGTAGAAACGGGTGATGAAGAAGTTGTTTCGGCAACTAATGAGTAA
- the folP gene encoding dihydropteroate synthase, whose product MGVLNITPDSFSDGGDYNHLEAALDRAQRLVEAGADILDIGGQSTRPGAKTISLEAELERVIPVVQAIRKHLNIPISVDTTRAAIAQQAIDAGADLVNDISGGRFDPEMLAIVAELEVPIILMHIRGTPETMQQLTDYENLVGEILAVLQERINAAQKAGIAGSRLIIDPGIGFGKTAEQNLELLRQLHQFKTLGVPILVGTSRKSFIGKLLNQSDPKKRVWGTASTCCSAIAQGADILRVHDLPEMWEVATVADAIWRN is encoded by the coding sequence ATGGGGGTGTTAAATATTACCCCTGATAGCTTTAGTGATGGTGGTGATTATAATCACTTAGAGGCAGCGTTAGATCGCGCTCAAAGGTTAGTAGAAGCTGGGGCAGATATTTTAGATATTGGGGGGCAATCTACTCGCCCTGGGGCAAAAACCATTTCCCTAGAAGCAGAATTAGAACGGGTGATTCCTGTAGTTCAAGCCATTCGGAAGCATCTAAATATTCCGATTTCTGTGGATACCACTCGCGCCGCGATTGCGCAACAAGCCATCGACGCTGGGGCAGATTTAGTGAATGATATCTCTGGGGGCAGGTTTGACCCAGAAATGTTAGCCATAGTTGCTGAATTAGAGGTGCCCATTATTTTAATGCACATTCGGGGAACCCCAGAAACCATGCAACAGTTGACCGATTATGAAAATTTAGTGGGAGAGATTCTAGCTGTATTGCAAGAGCGAATTAATGCTGCGCAAAAAGCAGGAATTGCAGGATCGCGGCTTATTATTGATCCCGGCATTGGCTTTGGCAAAACCGCCGAACAGAATCTGGAATTATTACGGCAATTACATCAGTTTAAAACCTTAGGCGTACCAATATTAGTGGGCACCTCTCGTAAAAGTTTCATCGGTAAACTTCTCAATCAAAGTGATCCGAAAAAGCGCGTCTGGGGAACCGCGAGTACCTGCTGTAGCGCGATCGCGCAGGGAGCGGATATTCTCAGAGTCCATGATTTGCCTGAAATGTGGGAAGTGGCAACAGTTGCCGATGCTATTTGGCGTAACTGA
- a CDS encoding photosystem II reaction center protein T: MEAVAYILILACAIGVLFFAIAFREPPRINK, encoded by the coding sequence ATGGAAGCTGTAGCATACATTTTAATTCTCGCCTGCGCGATCGGAGTCTTGTTTTTCGCGATCGCGTTCCGTGAGCCACCACGTATTAACAAATAG